Within the Peromyscus maniculatus bairdii isolate BWxNUB_F1_BW_parent chromosome 2, HU_Pman_BW_mat_3.1, whole genome shotgun sequence genome, the region ACAAGcagaaaaatatcacaaaaagTTTCTTCTCTCATCATGGGCACTTGTTCCAAAAcgcctctcttttttttctcaagctCACCTCAATAGACTCTGGGGTCATTTACCATATTCTAACCACTTCACAAAGGTTGttgatacattttaataaaaattaacccTTTGTAGTTCATTTTTAGAATTATGCCcatccttaaaagaaaaacacaaacttaAGTAGAGAGTAATTTAAACAAACACATTTCTGTCAAGTTCATGCCCAACGCACTCATTAGGTTGGAATTACTATCAAAGCAACAGTTCACCTTGTAGCCAGCTTCTCGGGGACTTTTCATTTCCTCGTGAGTCAAACCATGTTTTCTGAATGTACTGGGGGAAATGTCTATCCTCctaaaattaaaacacagagaTTGTGGACTAGTCTACAGAACAATATCGGTTAACATTCTAGATCCTAGGGTGGGTAATGGAGTCACAGACAATTACTTCCCATAGCTTATCTGTTATTAGTCATATCCTCCCCCTTTTAGTGTATATGCCTAGCATGCATCCTATAATTGAGCTAGACCTGTAACAGAAACATGTCTCCTGCTATGAGAATTAAAAAAGTAggtatattcatttattcatgtgtgtatatatgtgtgtctttaATGCACAAgctacagcacatgtgtggaggtccaaggacaacttATGGAGGCAGCTCACTCCTACAATATgggacccagggatcaaactcactaAGCTTGGCAACATGCaactttacccagtgagccaccttgccagcccaagttcctttattttattttgggggtaggCAGTActaaggactgaactcagagctttgcatatactaggcaagcactctaccactgaaccacagcCCCGAGCACTTTACTCTTtcctggtttgttttattttgctttttttccacTATGtagtagtcctagctgtcctggaacttgctattcaGACCTGGCTattttcaaactcagagacctgcctgcctctgcctcccagtgctgggattaaagatgtgtaccactatgcctaggTTCTGTTCTTTCCTGATAGTGCTAATAGTTAGCAAGGCAGATTCAATCTTAGATTTGCTTATAATCATGTCTACTGCCCTGAATACATGCATATGCTCTGCTAAACTTAAACAGTAGTTTAAGTTTGAGTCCAAGCACATGGGCCCATTATTTCTCTGTAATACTAGTTCTAGATGAGAAACTGACCTAGACTGACACAGACTCTACCAGATGCTAAAACTATGACTGTTTTACAAGATTGGTCTTCCATGGTACTAAGCTGATTGAATACTCGGGAATTACAGGTTTCCAGACAAGATCTCCATGTGTCTAACACATTCCCTCAATTACAAGGGTTATTCTTTACACCTGCTggacctccccccccacccccaagacagggtttctctgtgtagttttggtgcctgtcctgaatctcgctctgtagaccagggtggcccctaactcacagagatctgtctggctcttcctcccgagtgctgggattaaggcgtgtgccaccactgcccaactcctGCTGGACTTTTTTTAAACCCCTTGAGATAAGTAACTTTTAAGCTTCTCCCTCAACCCTCTTTCCTAGCAAATTCTCCTAAATGAAATACATGAAATAGATAGGATTGCTTAAAGAAGTTAGTACTACAACCTTCAAAACACCCTTTCCGTTCTCAAATACAATGTCCCCAGATATCCAAGAGTCCTAGATAATGTTACCCTAAATTTTGGATCAAAAGTATATTAGCAGGAGAATGTAACAAGGTTGGTTTAATATCAAATGACAAGTTTagtttttaatgatttctttatttttatttcagatgcatttgtgttctgcctacatgtctgtctatacgagggcgttggatcccctggagttacagacagcggtgagctgctatgtgggtgctggatattGAATCCCCcgagtcctctgggagaacagtcagtgctccaacaccgagccatctctccagcccccaaacgaCAAGTCTTTATCACAACCCCAGTGTAAGGCTGAGGACCTCACCTGTGTATCTCtgggcttttcttatttttagctgCTTCTTGTTCATTTCCTCTCTTTAGGTATTTTGTAAAGCGTTCATGCAATGtcattccagaggatccaaagtGATGTTCTGTTAAGatttaaagaaatacatgaaTACAATGAATGTCCAATGAACCTGAAGCCATAGAGATACAACTTAGTATTCAAATCCATACAATCTActaaagaagggaaggaaagtggCCGGTTCAGAAACAATCTAATTAATGCTGGGTTTCTAGTTAGCTCCTTCATCTTAGGGACATGATGGAAGGACAAAGATCCTGGTGCTTACCTCCCTGTGGGGCACAGGACCAATTATTACTGACTTTAACTCTAGCCTGTAACAAGCCCAATTCAGCTTCCTAAATCATTGCTCTTGGTCATTTCTCAACCTGCCCACCTCCATTTGCCCAGGGGTTGACAGAACATTTTGGGAAAGAAATTCACATCACAAAGTCTACAAGAGATTGCTACAAAGGAAAAGTAACGGAAAAGTCACTTcccagaggctggaaagatggctcagagatttcTTAAAGGTTGCTATTTgcccagaggacacaagttcactCTCCAGAACCTTTGTCAGAAGGCCCACAACCGaatataactctagctccaagggatctgacaccttctggcctccaggggaaCCTCCTACCCCAGATAcatacacaatataaaataaatctttaaaaagacacTCCCCAGACTTCATGTAGAGGGTTTGGGTTATTATCATGATTACAGATTGCTAGCACCTTAAAGGATGTTCCTTTAAGATAGCCTTTAGCTTCAAAAGTACTAGAGACTTCTCATTCCCTAGTCATCCTTTTTTAAGTAGACTAATGTACGGAAATGGTTTCTACTCACCTTTAACATGATGAACAATTGTCACTATGTGCTGAGCAAACAATTCTGAGGGGCTACGCTGAGACTGAGCTGACTGTATGTGCTGGAAAATGGAACGAAATTCCTGTTCCTTTTTATTGCTATGGACTAGGTCACGACAGAGCTTTCTTTCCTGAGCCAATAAGCCACTGGGTCTGAAAGACAAATACAAGGAGATTCAGTGTAACAAGAGATACACAAAGttacaattcttttttctttttgggttttttgagacagggtttctctgtgtggccatggctgtcctggaactggctctgtagatcaggctggcctcaaaatcagagatcagcttgcctctgcctcccaagtggctgggactgaaggggtgtgccaccaccacctggatgaAAGTCACAATTTTTAACCATAGAAATATACTAATTTTCAAGATAGTTTTTTCCCTATATACTCAAGGCTGGCTGTGACGGTGTAGAATGCTGGGCAccaaagccagggccttgtgcaaaCAAACTATGTGAGTCTTCCAACACTGAACCACGGTTTCCTATTATTATTTTGGGCCAGGGAGAGGATGAACATGTGCGGCACGCACAAGTGAAAGTCAGAACAcaatttgtaggagtcagttctttccttccagatCACCAGGCCTGGTGATGTCTGTCGCCTTTACCCGATGAACCATCGTGCCagcaccccttccttttcctgaGACAGTTCCAAAGAGTTTTAAATCTATCCACAATGCTCCTTTTCTCTACCAAAGTCCAAGTAATGTTACCATCACAGCTAAGGAAAGATGGGTCCCAAAACCTCTTTCATCACTAAGAATCTTTAAGTGGGGAAGTGTTAACTTTGGTGACTCTATTTTCTATTGCTGCTTGTTTTAACACATAAAACAGAGATCCTGTAAAAGATTAACGAGCTTGGCTAGGCAAGGTCATTCAATGAGGCAACCTAACGAAGCaaagagtggggctggagagatggctcagtgggtacaggtgATCACAGCCTCCAAGCTAGAActtgatccccaggaccaacatggtagaaggagaaaactccggaaagatgtcctctgaccttcacatgcatgctgtggcatgtgtggtcCCCCACATGTGCCACTGTCCCTTTCTTAAATTAAGCAGAAGTGCCAAGAGTGGAGTGCGGCTTGAATGGCACTGAAGCAGAGTTCTAACTGGCTGGGCAGACTGGACTAAGTCAAAACCAGCAGTCTAGACTCCAGCATGCTTTCCTCAAgttaggggaggaagggaagaggctagatccatccatttgacaTTCTCTGTTATTTAATGGTGGGAAAAATATCAGATTCTGGTGACCCAAGTAAAATGGGGACGTGATTCTCAAGGGTCTTCACAGGTAAAAGAAACAATGGGTGGGAGTTGGCTTGGAGGTGAAGACAGACCAAATAGCAGTTCCAAGTTCCCAGAAACAAAGCCAGCCAGCAGCGGCTGAAGACCTTCTTTACCCCAGCAATGCCTACGGGCCACAATCAATCTGTGAGCTGTCATCACTGGGTGACACACCCTCTCTACTCAGGGACAGACACGGCTATCCACACTGACAGGTGGCAGCAAGGGGACGTTTCCACTCTCAGGAAGAAGAAGGGGTAAGGAAGCCAGGATCGAAAAGGAGCGTTCCTCACCGTGCAAGGTCCTCATCAAAGGAGTCCATCCGGACATTGACCTGGGCCTCCCGAGTAATGGAAAAGGAAGACTTCCCAGAGGAAAAGTCTCCTTTGTTTCCCAGCTTGTCTCGGCTCTCAGAGGTCTTCCTCGGAGGAGGTGATGAATTTTTCTCCTGGACTGCCTTGTATGCAGTCACTCGGAAATTCTTTTCTGGCACAAAGCCCCTGTGCCCGCTTTCGCTCCTCTTGGCCCCTCCACGCTCCTCCTttctggatctctctgtgaaaggCTCATCCTCCAGatcctctgctttcctctgcttttccttcccCGTATGCACCAGGCTCTCCCACTTGCCTGACTTCTCTTCCTCCTGGTTTTTGCTTGCACCGGCTATGATTTTAGACATAAATTTGGGCTCATCATCAAACTCgggttccttccttcccttactTTTGTCCTTATCTTGCTCATCCATCTCCTCCTTGTGGAAGTCAGCCATCTTTTTCTCAAAGTCATCACGGAGCTTATACCTTTTGGGTGACTGGCTGCCTCGGAAGGGCTTCTCAGTGTCCGTCTTGGGAGCAAATGGATCAGATTTCATTTTTACATCAGCATCAGAGAAGTTCCCCTTCTCTTTCAGCTTCTCTTTAtcagtatttgtttgtttctgctccttatctttcccattctctgttttctgctcttccagatacCTAGTTATAAAGACACAAGGGAGACACACAAGAGGCCTCCTGAGCATCCTGCTCTACCACAGCACTTCTTCTCTTCCCGCTCTGGTTTTGACTCTCTGAGCAAACATACCTATAGATTCCAGTCTTATCAGAACTTTCTACCTGGTTTTTGTTTAATGATTACTGaaaagaatccttcatggattttGAACTTGGCATGTAAGAGTCAGTGGAACTGTGCCTTACAAAGACAGACAAACTAGAAGAGCAGTTATTTAGGATACTGAAAAACTTTTTTACTTACCTGTTATGTGGTCTAAGGGGAAATCAACTACAGTCTCACCCCAactttcactcattcatttaaaatCTGCTTTCAGCAAAGTTAACAGAATGTTCAACCTTGGACTGTTTTGATTTTATATACAACTCATTTGGAAATACAAGTCTCAaaaagagacttcaaatttgcttcAAGTCACCTAGAAGATCTACATAATGAAATATACTGtgaacacataaaaacaaaatacttgtTAATAGGGGAAAGAATACGGAGGTGGCAAAATCATTATTCTCCTTAATGGAAGAGAAGAGACCAGACTCAAATCTACATTCTGTCCTGGTAAGGAACAAAAGACACTGCAAAGCAACCTCTCTAACTGCAGCTAAGCACAGAATTTGAATATATGCTAATTATGGGCAATGCTAAACAAACCAGTTGCATGAATGAGCATGACAAAGAACCAAGGGACCAGAGAATGTGCTAACAAGAGTCAGGACCGGAAGGAGGAACCTCCTGCTGTCTCTCTCTAACACATGGTCCTGGCACCTTTGCTGTAGCCTCCCACTCCATCCAGTCCACACAGGAACAATTCTTATCCAACTTACCATGCTCCCTTCCAGAGTAGCATACCCTCTTCTAAGATGAAGCCTGGGAGCTTCTACAAGTGCAAACACCcaccctgtgtttttttttttttttttttaaatggttctcCTGGACTAAGCCTTGGGCTTTCCTATTCTGCCAGTCTCCTCAGAGTGTGGCTCTTCACTATGGCAGTCCCATGCACACCAAACATGCCAGATGGTGGATCCTAGAGGTCTATAGCTCCAACGGCTAGTCATGTTGGTAAAGACATGCTTTTTGGCAGCTGACCCAAAAACCTCTACTGTTTTCTGGCTGGTAGAATCCAAGACAAGTTTTTAAATGTGCAAACATTACCACAGACTAAAGAAACTTATGCTgcaataaaaattcaagaaagcCAGAGTTAAGCTAAAGGTTTCCCTGGGTGACTCCTTTAATGTcagctaataaaaagctgaggaaacaggaactactTTATTACCATTAATCAGAGGTCTAACTCAGGTGTTACTacggctgaactgctgctggcTAGTGATAACTACTTGGGGATGGGGAAATGAGATACTTGCCTTTTTGTGTATGCTGCTCCTCCTGAAGCAGCGCTCTCCTCTTTCTGAGATGAACCATATGCAGAGCCAGTGGCTGGAGGACTCTTACCCACAGGGCTCTTTTTAGATGGACTCAAAGACCCAGAGCCATGGTCAAACTGACCTTGGTGTGTTCCAGACTGATATCCAGCACCACCTGACATAGATGAGCCCATCTGGGATGTATTAGAAAGTGGAGGACTAGGTTTTGGCACAGGGCTAGGGCGCGGTGACCTTCGCCTAACCACCACAGACTGGAGAGGGCTTTTAAGAGCTGGGCTTCTCTCCCGGGGGCTCAGATCAGAAACTGAGGCCCGTGATGCAGAACCAGTGCTATAGGTGGTGGCATCTGGCCATGGCTTTGAGCTCTCAGACCCTTTTATATCTTGAGAGGCACCTCCAGAAAATGTCTGCTCCTTGGCCTCATCTCCCTGGTTATCACCAGCTGCCTGAGATGGCCTGCTATCCTTGGAAGAggactttttctcttttgtagacTTGCGCTTAGACGATTCAACCCTGCTGTGGTTGGAGGATGACCGGGAGGATGAGGAGCGCCTTGACCTGTCAGAGGATGACTTATCAGAGTTCCTAGAATGGCTCCTGGACCGTGGTGAAGGGGATCTTCTCTTTGGGGACCGGGATCGGGAACGGCCCCGACGAGGGCTGTATGCTTGTCGGTAGTTCTGCCAATTGGACCGATAGTTTCCATAGCCGCCTCGGTTATACTGGCCCCATGGATAAAAGCCTCTGTTTCGCCCACGGAAATAATAGGGCCTCCGGTAGCCTCTGTTGTGGCCTCGGAAATCTCGATTCTGATACACTCGGGGGTGATTCCTTTCTCTGTTATGAGCTGGAGAATATGATCTGGAACGAGACCTAGAACTGCAGAGGAAGGGaatggggaaaatatttttttacacagcatttttatttaaaaaacaattgccAACAAAGGTAACACTGTAATTCCTACTGTTCTGTATCATTTATTTTCAGCTTTGTTTTGAAAGCAAGagtagggattaaaggcgtgcacagtCACGAGCGGCCCAGGCCTGCACTCTTGCCCTTCCATCTAATCTCCAAGCAGCAGCCAGTGACCTCTGAACCCACAGGCCAGATCCTGCCACTTTGCTCACAACACAGCAGTGGCTGTGACCCTCCTCCTCAGGAGGTCCAGTctactcttccttctgtaaggtCTACACAGGCTCTGCCTCAAGCCCCATGGGCTCCGCCCCCATGTCAAGGCTCCAGCAGCATCCCATGGAGGCCTTTTCTGGTTTTTCTAAAACTAGACCCTCATACCCTCCCCTTGCTTTTTTGAGAGTAAGCATTTGTCTCTTTGCTCGCAGCTGCATCACTAGACATAAAGTACATGTTCAGCATCTGTCAGATAAAAGTTAATAAAGAAATCCCCCCTCTGCCCACAAAAAAGCAAGGGTATAAACTTAAACATCCATTTCCCCCCTCAATTCTGTAAACTAAAGGCACAGGCACAGGAGATGTAGCAGGATCTCTGGCTCTCATACTCTGATTCCAACACTCCCATCCTAGTCCCCTCTCAGTAAAGGACGAATGTCTTAAATAAAGACCCGAGCTTGTAAAAGCACAATTGTAACAGCTTCCCatcaaacaaaaaagcacagctattaaaaaaagtctacggccataccaccctgaacgtgccctatctcgtctgatctcggaagctaagcagggtcgggcgtggttagtacttggatgggaaaCAGCCTGGGAATACTGGGTGCTGTAGGcttaaaatcaaaattattaaaaaaaaaaaaatttgaaagaatCTGCCAAAATCAGATCAGAAAAACATGAAACCCTGATTCTGTGCTCGAGACCGGAAATCATCTATTTAGGTCAAAATTCTGTGGCTGAGCTTCCTGATCTCACTGAGGCGCCACAAGAGGGCACTATCTGACCCAAGCACAAGGACCagagcaagagagctagggaaaGGTCCTTTTAACTCAAGGCAGCACTGTGTTCATTTTAATACAGAACTCGGAAGGAGCCAAGATCCACTGACAGAACCATGGGTGCTCATAGGAGACCATCTAACATGTCCAAGACCACAAAGCCATGGACAACCAGAAGCACGAAAAGGGCCAGAGCCAGGGCCAGTGAATGgctggttttttttaaatcaacttgacAAACACTtaagtcatcagaggaaggagcctcaattgagaaaatacctccataagatcaggcctgtatggcatttttaaaattagtgataaATGGGGGAaggggcccagcccattgtgagtggggccatccctgggctagtggtgcTGACCAAGCCATGCagagcgagccagtaagcagcactcctccgttgCTTCTGCACCTGCTCCTGGTCCTggtctgtttgagttcctatcctgactcccttcagtggtggacagcaatatggaagtgtaagccagataaacccttttgggtgtttcatcacagcagtagtaaccctaagacTGCCTGTAAGTCAAAGATCAGGGCAGTCAAtgtcaagtctgacaacctgagctctaTTTTCAGTGTGATCTGATTGATCTCAAGGACCCATGGTgggaagaaccaactcccacaactGATTTTcacatgtgtaacacacacaaatttaaaaaaaaaatggtttgtaCAAATTCACTGAGTCCCTCCCCTTTGAGAGActtggtctcatgtagccctggctggcctccaactctcaagAGAAttacctctctgcctcccaagtgctaggattaagggcactTGATAAGGTTCTTAAATACCATTTATTCTGCCAATTATGATATTAATATTACTAGGGAATACTGCaagaatattttctcaaaaatatgGAATCCCTCCAGGAACAAtagcatgatcaaaatatattgtattcatgtatgaaaacaACATAATGAAATCTATTATTTTGTACTAATTAAACTAAGAGTCGAGCTAGGCATGGTCCTAGCAGCACACCTATAGTCCCAACACttcagaggtgaaggcaggagtaTCAGAAGGCAAGAATATcccaaggctacacagcaagtttgaagatactgtctcaataaacaacTAGGGAATGGAGGAGactgtggttaaaagcatttgctactccttcagaggaccagaatttggttcccagcacccatagtataagttcacaatcatctgtaacttcaaCTCCAAAAGCTTTGACGTCTTCATCTAGCTTCTGCAAGCATAGgcacaaacccaaaacaaaaaccttcaggTAAGTATGTTAGTGTACATGTGCAATCCTAGTTACCTGGGAAGCTTAGGTAGGAGAATTGAACCTAGAGGATGGCCTGGGTGATTTAGCAAGACCCagtttgaaaacaaaattgagaagggactagggatgtagttcaCTGGTAGAGAACTTACCTACCACATAGGGGTAGCATTTCAGTTAAAAATGTGGTCTTTCCAGTTAATGAACTTGCCTGAAgggcttttgggttttttgtttattgtttgtttgttttggtgctgGTAACCAAACACAGAACCTTACACCTctcagcaagcactctcccaTGGAGGACACTGAGCTATGTTTgcttatattcttttgtttttgagacagggtctgactatgtagccttgaatggcttcaaactcaagagatctgcctgcctcttcctcccaaatgctgggattaaagccatgtgccagaATGCCTGGctacatttgcttttaaaataattcctgagGCTGGCCAGatagctcaggaggtaaaggcgcCTGTCACCAAGCATTTCAACCAAGTTCAATGAAacaggagagaatcaactcctgcaatGTGTTCTCTGATCATCCTTAAGTTCACTGTGGCATTGCTtgcccatatacatacatgcaaataaaaataatagaaagtagtacagagctggagagacgaCTTTCATGCTAGCTCACAGCTATATGTTAGCTTAGTTTCAGGGAATCTgcctctcttctggactcccaAGGTCACTGTATGCAcgtggtgcacaaacacacagacaggcaaaacactcacacctTTATTCAAGGTCTTGCTTTGCAAAGTCTCTTACCCATGGCAATTCAGAGTAATGAGTATTATGTGgtaa harbors:
- the Thrap3 gene encoding thyroid hormone receptor-associated protein 3 isoform X2, giving the protein MSKTNKSKSGSRSSRSRSASRSRSRSFSKSRSRSRSVSRSRKRRLSSRSRSRSYSPAHNRERNHPRVYQNRDFRGHNRGYRRPYYFRGRNRGFYPWGQYNRGGYGNYRSNWQNYRQAYSPRRGRSRSRSPKRRSPSPRSRSHSRNSDKSSSDRSRRSSSSRSSSNHSRVESSKRKSTKEKKSSSKDSRPSQAAGDNQGDEAKEQTFSGGASQDIKGSESSKPWPDATTYSTGSASRASVSDLSPRERSPALKSPLQSVVVRRRSPRPSPVPKPSPPLSNTSQMGSSMSGGAGYQSGTHQGQFDHGSGSLSPSKKSPVGKSPPATGSAYGSSQKEESAASGGAAYTKRYLEEQKTENGKDKEQKQTNTDKEKLKEKGNFSDADVKMKSDPFAPKTDTEKPFRGSQSPKRPSGLLAQERKLCRDLVHSNKKEQEFRSIFQHIQSAQSQRSPSELFAQHIVTIVHHVKEHHFGSSGMTLHERFTKYLKRGNEQEAAKNKKSPEIHRRIDISPSTFRKHGLTHEEMKSPREAGYKAEGKYKDDPVDLRLDIERRKKHKERDLKRGKSRESVDSRDSSHSRERSTEKTEKTHKGSKKQKKHRRARDRSRSSSSSSQSSHSYKAEEYPEEAEEREESTTGFDKSRLGTKDFVGPNERGGRARGTFQFRARGRGWGRGNYSGNNNNNSNNDFQKRNREEEWDPEYTPKSKKYYLHDDREGEGSDKWVSRGRGRGAFPRGRGRFMFRKSSTSPKWAHDKFSGEEGEIEDDESGTENREEKDSLQPTAE
- the Thrap3 gene encoding thyroid hormone receptor-associated protein 3 isoform X1, giving the protein MSKTNKSKSGSRSSRSRSASRSRSRSFSKSRSRSRSVSRSRKRRLSSRSRSRSYSPAHNRERNHPRVYQNRDFRGHNRGYRRPYYFRGRNRGFYPWGQYNRGGYGNYRSNWQNYRQAYSPRRGRSRSRSPKRRSPSPRSRSHSRNSDKSSSDRSRRSSSSRSSSNHSRVESSKRKSTKEKKSSSKDSRPSQAAGDNQGDEAKEQTFSGGASQDIKGSESSKPWPDATTYSTGSASRASVSDLSPRERSPALKSPLQSVVVRRRSPRPSPVPKPSPPLSNTSQMGSSMSGGAGYQSGTHQGQFDHGSGSLSPSKKSPVGKSPPATGSAYGSSQKEESAASGGAAYTKRYLEEQKTENGKDKEQKQTNTDKEKLKEKGNFSDADVKMKSDPFAPKTDTEKPFRGSQSPKRYKLRDDFEKKMADFHKEEMDEQDKDKSKGRKEPEFDDEPKFMSKIIAGASKNQEEEKSGKWESLVHTGKEKQRKAEDLEDEPFTERSRKEERGGAKRSESGHRGFVPEKNFRVTAYKAVQEKNSSPPPRKTSESRDKLGNKGDFSSGKSSFSITREAQVNVRMDSFDEDLARPSGLLAQERKLCRDLVHSNKKEQEFRSIFQHIQSAQSQRSPSELFAQHIVTIVHHVKEHHFGSSGMTLHERFTKYLKRGNEQEAAKNKKSPEIHRRIDISPSTFRKHGLTHEEMKSPREAGYKAEGKYKDDPVDLRLDIERRKKHKERDLKRGKSRESVDSRDSSHSRERSTEKTEKTHKGSKKQKKHRRARDRSRSSSSSSQSSHSYKAEEYPEEAEEREESTTGFDKSRLGTKDFVGPNERGGRARGTFQFRARGRGWGRGNYSGNNNNNSNNDFQKRNREEEWDPEYTPKSKKYYLHDDREGEGSDKWVSRGRGRGAFPRGRGRFMFRKSSTSPKWAHDKFSGEEGEIEDDESGTENREEKDSLQPTAE